The Capra hircus breed San Clemente chromosome 11, ASM170441v1, whole genome shotgun sequence genomic interval GCCCCTCGTGCGAAGAAAGGCCATTGTCCCGAGCGGGCCGGCCCGGCAGGCGGTGCACGCTCCAGTGCCCGCGCCGCGCCGCCGAGGGGCCGCCTTCAGGCCTGTCCGCTCGGATTAGCGGGGACTCACGGCTTCATGAGCTGCGATATTTCATGTCGAGGGCGGCGGCGGGCTCCGGCTGCGTGAATGCCCGCTTTTGTCTGCTGAGTTATTTTATTTACGTTTTTTAAACAGCTTATCAAGGTAAAAAGATagctttgcctttaaaaaaaaaaaaaaaaaaaaaagaaaagaaagaaaaaggtccCTTGGCAGAAAGCCCGTGGCGAGcagtggaggtgggaggcaggtcgGTCCTGGGGTCTGGGACCCGGGTCTGGGcacctgccccagcccctgctgGCCCGTCAGGGTCCGGCGTGCCTGCCCTTCCCGCTGTCACTGTCGCCGCCCCAGCCCGTCCGGTCTTAGTTACTTTTCACCAAAGCTGCAGCTCTGGGGCCTGAGCTGGTTCCCACTGCCCCACCCTGACCCCACCCAGGGCAGCCCTCTTCTCAGCAGCCAGCTCTGGGGTTCCTGGGCGGAGGTCAGTGATGCCCGGCAAGATGCTGGGGGGGCCCAGCTCTGGTCTTGTCCCCTGCCCTCCGCCCACTGTGGCTGTCCAGCCTCGCCTGGGGCAAGTCCCAGGCCCCTGGGTCAGCAGGCGATTCCCTACCCTCAGGGCGCTCTTCGCGCTCAGGCACGATGCTGGCGAAAACAGAAGGCTGCGGGTTACCAGGGCCGAGCGAGGGGGACGGCAGTGCCTGTGTTCGGAAGGCGTGTGCACAGGAGGCTGCCACCTTCCCCACGGCCCTCAGTTGCCTCGGTCACTGCAGGGACAGCCACCCGGCCTATCAGTTCCAGCCATGTGGCCTCAGGCCGAGGGCCTGGAACCAGGAAGCGTCCCAGTCCACAAGCCCTGTCCCTGGCCAGGCTCCATGTGTGCTGCGGGGTGGCTGGAATGACCCTGTGTCCCTCGCACCCAGCTAGGGCTCAACGTAGATGGGGCCTCGAGGTGCTGTGCTGGCAGGGGCCTGGGTCAGGGGTGCTGATGAGAGGTGGGAGGACGGAGGGAGGAGTCGGGCCCGCGATTCACCCACcacaagagcctggtggggtgtgGATGCTCTCTCCACTTTCCTGGGAGCTCCCCCAACCCCGGCCGCCCAGGAGCTGCTGGCACCTCCGGGGAGGGTCGGTGGGGCTCTGTGTGCTCTGGACACCTGAGGGACGGCAGCCATGACCTGCGAGGCTCCTCCGGACCTCAGCGCTTCCCTAAAGCCACAGCGTGCGCCCCAAAGCAACTCAGAGTCTGCTGGATGGAGCGCGCTGACCCCAGGTCCAGGGCGGCAGGTCCGGGGGGGTTGGTGCCGTCGGGGGCATGCAGAGAGCTGCCCTGGGATCCATATACAAAAGCGGCTCTGAAGCACAGGGCTCGCAGCAGACCTCGGATGGGGCAGGGTGCGCACTGCGCGGCTGCCCTGTCTGGGCGCGCGACCCTCCCCGGAATCGGCAAAGACGCGGCAGCCCTGAGTGCCGCGCACGTAGCGCAGGCCGTGCTCGATTAATAATTCCATACATCGCCTCTCATTATGAGCAAAAATAACTGGCCAggcggcccggccccgccccccgagcTTTACAGAAAGGACGCAATAGCGCGCCTGGGAAAGGCAGCTCCGCAGAGCCGGGATcgcgggcgggggcgcggggctgGGGGCCTCTGCCCTGCGCGCGCTGACCTGGTGCCCGCGACGCGCTGGCCGGAGTCCAGGAGCTCAGTCTCGCCAGGCCGCCGGGGGCCCAGGGCAGTGGGAGAGGGGTGCAGagcttgggggagggggaaggcaaATGGGGGAGGTGGTGGGCCAGGGAAGGGGACGCAGgcctggggcggggctggggcgggcCCAGGTGGAGGAGCGGTgcagggccgggggccggggccaGGTGTCGCGGGTGGGCTCCTTTCCCAGGCGTCCCTGCACCCTCACTGGATGCTCTGACCTATTCTGGGGAGAAGACCCTCAGGAAATTGAGGGGGCTTCTGGAACATGTCAGGAAGGCCAGAGTGCACACGGTGGGCACCCCACATTCAGACCCCAGGCCGTTAGAGCCTGGACCACCAGTGTCCGGCTTCCAAGCTCCGCAGGCCAGCATCTGGACCTGGCTCGGTCAGGCCAGGCCGCAGTTGGAGAAGGGCCGGGGTGGTGAGGACTGGGGGCCTGGGAATCTCCCACGCTCCAGGCCAGGCCCCAGCCGTGGCCTGAGAGAGGACAGCAGAGGCAGCAAGGGGAGCCCATCACCACTCTCCGGGGGCTGGTCTCCATCAACCTGAGGGTCTGGCTCCTCAGCAGGCTACCCCCATCCAAGAACTCCTCTGAGCCCGCAGAGCTGGCCTCAGACTGGAGGGCAGCCTCGGGTGATGGCTGGAGTCTTGGTCCAGtgggggcaagggcaaggcaggCACTGCCCTCAGGGCAGCGGGAGGAGCCTGCAGAGTCCGCCTGCCCAGGCCCTTCTCTGTCGGCTGcacccccttcctccctctcttctctccttccagcctcccctccctcccttcccaggaGACAGCAAGGCCCAGGGGCCCACTGGGCCGACCTGCCTGGGTGGCTCGCGCACTGGCCTGCAGTCAGGGCCCTGGTGCACGGTGCCCACCGGCAGGGCACAGTGTGGGGGTCGAGGAGCAGGGCAGGCAGTGCTCGGAGTCTGGCCCACCCACCCAGGTGTGTGGTCAGGCGTGCCCGTGAGGGGTGCATACCCCTGGGCACAGGACGACGCCCCAGAGGTCTGGGGCCCTTCTCTTCTGCCTGCTTCCTCCGCGGCAGCCAGCCCCTGATACGCCTGGCAGAGCCTCTGTGCACCCAGGCTGCCCTCTTTTGCCAGGCGGCCTGCATGGACACGAGAGGTGTGGCGGCACCAGGGCTGGAAGGCCATGGACTTCCCCAGGCACTGGCTGAGAAGGGTCTTCTCTGCCCCTCAGCCCTGGGGGGTCTGTGTCCTGGAGGCTGTGAGGGCACAGGACGAAGGCGGGGCCGTGTGGCCTTATGCAGCACGGGAGGGTGCCTGACGGCACTGCGCAGCCTCCATGGTCACTGGGGGGAGGGCTGCAGCAGAAccgtctcctccaggaagccccatCTTGGTTCTGTTGGGCCAAGCTGCTCACGCTCCCTGTCTGTCACACGAGGNNNNNNNNNNNNNNNNNNNNNNNNNCGGAGCTATGGCCAGCTTCGCTGGGGGaaaccagggaagaccctgtccCAGGACCTGGGGGGCCTGGCCCTCACCCTGGGGGTGCGTGGTGGAGGGGCGACAGAAACGGTCACAGCGCAGTGGGGggacccccacctcccacccactgAGCTCCAGCAGGTTTGGGGGGCCACCTGGGTCCAGCGCTCAGGCTGCGAGGGGCTGGCGAGCGCGGGGCAGGGGTGAGCGGAGACCAGAGGAAGGAGCCGCGGCCCCCACCTGTGCAGCGTCGGCATGTTTACTCCAGGCGGCCCGGGCCCCGCTCTCAGGAGGGGCCGCTGGCTGGCGGGGGGCGCCCTCCAGGACCTCTTGTAAGTTGCTGGTGACTCGGGCCGGTGGGAGCCTTCCCAGAAGACTGCCGCAGccggagcagcagcaggaatgcCCCAGCCCAGGCCGCCGGAGCACGCTGCCGGGACGCCCGCCAGCTGCAGCTGGGTGCCGCTGGCCAGCGTGGCTGGCACGCGGGTCTGCAGATCTGCGTCCTCCAGCCAGCGGCAAGGGGGTCATAGGAGCAGCCCCGGGGGCCTCCTCCGGGGCTGAGCCTGGACATTGAAGCGGCACCCTGAGCCCTGCCCGCAGGCAGGTGGCCCCCATCCCACGCTGTTCGCCCGCCCCCTGCCTCTCCTACTAGGAACCCTCTGGGTCACGGGGGACTGGCCTCTTCCTTCCCGGCCCTCCCCGTGGGGCACAGGCCCATTCCCTCCCCCCATCCTGGGGCTCAGATGCCGGGGGTAGCTCCCCTGGGACTTCAGACTCTTTCGAGCACAGGAGGGGGTCCTGGGGGACAGACAGGCCCCCGCCCAGCCAGGCCGTGACCCTGCGGGGCCTCAGCCGTCAGGCTGGGCAGCCCCCGCTCGGGTCTTTGCCGTGTAGAAGCCCTGAACACGCGTGCGTCGGAGCCTCGTCATCACAAGGCAGAAAGTATCTGCGCTCTCGCCCGGGGAGACACAGGCTTAGACCCCGCGCTAATCCCCTGGGGGCCCGGGGTGGGCACCGGGGGGTCTCCTGCGAGCAGCAGGCCTGGGACCAGACCACCGCCTGCCCTCGCCTGCCTCCCCCTGGCTCAGCCCCAGGAATGCGCACCCACCCTGGCCCACATCCCTTTCCTGTCCTTCCTGCCCAGAGCGGAAACCAGCGCAGATTTGGCTGCAGGGCTGGGCGTCTGCACCCTCTGCCCCGCCCCGTGTTCCTGACCACGCCAGGGATGGCTGTGGCCTCTGAGCCCCCTGGGGTGTAGCCCCCGCCATGTGCCGGGCACAGACTCACTCAGCCCCCCAGCAACGCTGGGCCTCGCTGGGCCAGGGCACACTCCACAGATGGGATGGGCCACCCAGGGACAAGGGCAGTGTGCAGGGCCGTTCTGCCCACCTGGCTCTCGTCTCCCCTGAGGTCACAGGGCCTGGGCTGGACATGGGTGCCAGGGTGAACGGGCCCCCACGGGGGCAGGGACCCTCTGCAGCTGGGGTCCGGCTTCCAGGAGCAGGACCTCCGGCCCCATGTCCTGTCCTGGGACAGCGGCCTCGACCACTCCTCCCCCACAGGATTAAGAggaagcggggggtggggggggggcggagggcaggggggcgggggtgtCCCAGCCAGCTGCGTCCTGGGGACTCTGCCCTGACTCGCAGCCCCGGACAGAGGCCACGGCCACAGGCTCAGGGCTGGGCCATGTCCCTCCAGGCCCTCAGACGCGTCTGCCCCAGCCCCACTCAGCGCTCCACGAAGAGAACAGGACAGCTGAGCACGACGCAGTCCTCAGGCCGCACGGCCCCGCCgggcctgcctcctgcctcccgcCCTCTGCTGCCAGGCTGGCTGCCGTCCGTCTGGGGAGTCAGGCTCACTGCTAGCCAATCCAAGCCCCGGCCCCCTCCCCGGTCCTCGGCTGGCGGGAAGCATCCTCCACGCCCTGTGACCGGCCGGGCCCACTTTGGGCTAGGGGTCAGACGCCGGGCCGGCAGGGTGGGCTGCGCCAGGGTGCCAGGCTGCGGGGACTGTCTGCCGCAGTTCCTGCCCCGGGCTCCTTCCTCCGCGGCCGCTGGCCCGGGGCTGGTGTTTGTTATTTGATCTCTATCCTCGCGCCCTTCTACCAGGTGTCTGGGCTGCTGGGAAGAAACGCTCTCCTCTTTCCCACGCTCCCCGACACATTTTAATGAATTAGCTGGAGGCCCCGCCCCGCAGCCCGAGGCCCGCtcagcctccctcccctgccGAGCGCATTAAGGTGGCCGCGGCCTCCCGGCTCCGGCCAGCGCCCCTTCCGCACGGTCCTCCCCGCCGCCCCACCCAGCCCTCCCCAGCCGAGGGGCTTCCCGGCACCCACTGTTCTGAGCCTCTAAAGGAAAGGGGTCCCCCGGGGGAGGAGGCCACCCTCTCCAACCCTGGACTCCTGGGGTCACACCCCCGGGCCAGCTCCCAAGAGGACGTCGGTCCAGCCTTCTGGTCAGCGTTGGGCCTGTCGCCCCAGATCCGAGGTTGAGGGCTTCTTCCCGGCCGGTGAGCCTCTTGCCTATTTGTGGAAGCGACGACATCACCAAGGAACGTCATGGACATTGGGGGCTTCTCCGAGCCCCAGGACAGGGCCTGGCGGGGTCCCCAACCCCCGCCTCCCCGCCCAGCACATCCTTTGGAACAAATGTCCTCCTTTCGGACCCGCCCTTCAGCAAACATCAGGAAGTGCTTCCGGGAGCCAGCGCCCCCACGCCCCTCTCAGGTCCTGTCCTCGGACGGGCAGCTCTGGGCACATGGTGTGTGGACCACGGCCACCCCGGGCACAGTTCCCCTCTGCCACGGAGAAGCAGGGGCCGTGGGCTCCCCGCGGACAGGGTGGCCATCACCCCAGCCCCACAAACGAGCAGAGGGCTGGGGGCCGTGTGATCGTAGGGCTACACCTGTCTGACCCACGCTGAggccggggcggggtggggggcgggtctGGCAGTGACCCCAGGCTGGGCTCCCGTGGCCTCTCTGGCCACACCGTCCCTGCCCGGGGGCACCAAGCTGACAATTTCATGCCCCGAGGTGGTGGCCTCACGTTCCCACACTGAGCTCACAGGGCCCCTTTGTCTGCCGCCCGCTGCGGGTGTCAATGGGACTTTtctcccaggctctgctcccGGGCCCAGCGGGGTCTCCAGACGCTCTTCTCCAGGCCAGGGGGGCCTGAGCCCCCCACCTGGGTGGGGCCTCGCTCTGTGAACCCACCACCTTCTGGGGATGGGCCTGGGCACAGCCTAGCCGGCAGATACACAAAAAACACAGACGCAACCAGCAGGAGGTCCTGCCTGCAGAGTGGCGGCCCCTCCGTGCTGCAGGGTCACCCCTCCCCACTCCGGAGGCGAACATGGGCCTGAGTACACAGAGCCCAGCGCCTCCCTCCCAACCACAGCTTGTCTCTGGGGCTGGCGGGGAGGGCAGCTGGAAGTGGACAGGGACCCCCCACTCTCAAGGTGGTCAGCTCAGCAGCCACTGACCCCAGGCCCCCTTAGTGGGCCCAGGGACGTGTCTCTGCAGGATAAGTGGGCAAAGGAGGGGCTCCCCAAAGCAGCAGCACCCCAGTCATGCCAGGGCCAGGCTGAGCACAGGGCCTGGGCTGGGTCTGTGCTCAGCTCAAGGCATAACCACCTGTGTAGTGGGGAGCACGGCTGAGCAGAGGGGCTGGACCACCAGCCTCGGGAAGAGCAGGGCACAGGGCCTGGGCGGCTCTGGCCaccagaaggaccccaggcaggggCAGCCGCCTCACCCACGTGGGTCTCCAGGCCTAGGGGACATGGGACAGACACCCACCGAGTTCATCACCAAACAGGGCCTAACAGGGTGGTCTCCCCAGCTGCCTCccaggaatcccaagtggcctcTGAAGGGATTCCAGTGGCTGCGGAAGCACCACTGCCCCAGGCCGACTGCTCTGAGGCTCATTCCTCCTTAATTTCCAACGACCACAGCAGAGCTATAAACTGAAATTCTAATGAGGAAATTTGGCGGCAGTGTTAGTGTCTGTCAATAAAAAGCGGGTTTACTGTTTGGAAGTGAGTCATTTCAGAGTTCCCTTTCAGCGCAGCATTGGCTCCTTACCTGGGACTGCTCACCTGGCCAGGCCGCAGCCGGCCCAGTTCCTGCCGATGGGGTGGCCCGGGAGAGGAGGTAGGCCCCTCTACCGCAGTGTAGCTGACTGCCAGGCCGACCCCAGCCCAGGGGCCACACAGACCCGTTTCTTCTGGGGCAGGGCTGAGAAAACCTCAGGGCCTGGCTCCTCTTGCCAGTCAAGTTAGGGAGCTAACGGGGTGACCGAGGCCCCCAGGGGAGCGGTTCTCCAGCGGAAAGGCCCCGCGTGGCTGAGGTCACAGTCCCGAGGTGTCCTGGAGTTGTCTCCCTGGGGGAAATGTGTCCTACGGGCCGAGCTGGGCAGGTCTCATCCCTGCGAGCGCCTGGGGTGCTGGGGACGTGGAGGGTCCGCGGCTAGCACTCCAGGCGCGGGGAGCGAGACTGGGGGTCTCCACCCGAGCCCTGCGCTCCCCCGCCCCCGTCTGAGATGCCAGCAAAGACCCAACCAGAGGAGGCGGCCCTCGCGCCCCTCGGGGTCGCGCCCGGCCCCGGGCTGGGCCTGGTCTGGTCGCGCGCGGACCTTGGAATTCCCCGGGTGGCTagagggagcgggggcggggcggcggcggggacGCGGACCCCCGCCCACCCGCGGCCACCTGGCTCCCGGCCCCGCGCCACCGGCGGCCAGCGCCCCCTGCCGCGCGGCCgccccgccggccccgccccgcgcggccccgccccgcgcggGCGCTGCCCAAtgggcgggcggcgggcgcgcgCGTCACGGGCGCCCATTGTCATGCGAGTATAAGGAAGGTGAGCGGCGCCCGGGCGCGGCGGGCAGGCGAGTGCAGCGGCGCCTGGCGAGGCGCGTGCAGCCGCAGCCCGAGAGCGCAGGGACCGGGAACGCGGCGCCgctgccccggcccggccggccccGCGAGCGCAgcgcccgccccgccgcccgTCCGCCGGGCGCGGCTGGATGTGGCGGGGGTCCCGAGGcgccggcccccggcccccagcGCCCGGAGCGCCCAGGGGTGGCGTGCGGGGCCCGGGGGCGCCGCGCCTTCCATGCGCCGAGGCGCGCCCCGAGGCAGCCGGGGGCCCGCGCCGAAGCCGCCGCCCGCGCTGAGCCGCGGCCCGCGCCCGGCGGCAGCATGAGCCAAGCCGAGCTGTCCACCTGCTCGGCGCCGCAGACGCAGCGCATCTTCCAGGAGGCCGTGCGCAAGGGCAACACGCAGGAGCTGCAGTCGCTGCTGCAAAACATGACCAACTGCGAGTTCAACGTGAACTCGTTCGGGCCAGAGGGCCAGACCGCGTTGCACCAGTCTGTCATCGACGGCAACCTGGAGCTAGTGAAACTGCTGGTCAAGTTCGGCGCGGACATCCGCCTGGCAAACCGCGACGGCTGGAGTGCGCTGCACATCGCCGCGTTCGGCGGCCACCAGGACATCGTGCTCTATCTCATCACCAAGGCCAAGTACGCCGGCGGAGGCCGGTGATGCCGGTCCAGACCCCGGCCCGCACGCGGGCCCCGCGCGCGTCCTCCTTGCTGTACCTTCCCGCCAACTACCTCGGTGTGCGCCCGGCCCTCGGCGCCCGCGGCCACCACGAGTCCGGCGCGCACGTCCGTGCCCACGGGGgccgcgcccgcccgcccgcggcCGGGGGCCAGggccgcctccccgccccccccccgcggCCACCGGGGACCGGCCGGGGCGCTTCCCACGGCCCCGCCCGCCGCCGCGCGGGTCGGGGAGGAGCGCGGGCCCCAGCCCCTTTGAAATTTGAGTCTCACCACCAGCAAGTTCGGAATCCCGAGACACCGGATCCCCCTACTCGAAATGTTTTCTCCTGAAGGTGGAAGGACCCGTGGCCGACGCGCGACGGAGGAGACGCTCTGCGGTTCCCCCGGGCTCCAAACTATTTATCACGTGTGTGCATATTTGTGGGTGATGCTTGTGCGCCTGAACTTTGTGTTTGGGAAATATTGTGCGTGGCCAGTGTGGTGAAGGGGGGTGGGCGGGgagatgtgcttttttttttttttttagtcttaaaACTAAAAACTTGAGTTTTGTCATTTCTTGGTTGCACTGAAAATACCGCCCAGCCTGATGGTTCCCCCGCGCTGCTCCGTCCCCTCCGGCTTCTCCCCCTCAGCTCCTGTCCTCCGCCCGCCCCGCCTTCCCCTCTCACACACACGATTCCGCGTGAGTTTTGGAAGCCCCGGGCCCCCCTCCGCCTTCTCCGGTGAGAGGCCGCCAGCCGCCAAGCCCGCCGGTTTTCAGAGCTCCCGTGGGAGCCTGGGTGCTCGGGTGTGGCGGTGACGGAGGTGGGGATCAAGCCTTTCTAGTTAGTTCTATTATAGTTAACAGTCGATtgcacacttttttaaaaaaagtaaatggatTTGCCACAATTAAATGTCATAACATTTAtgacaatataaaatattaacatattttaagccaagttttaggtgtattttttaaatcttggttCTAGACCCAATTTTAAAGGGCGTTGTATCCAGCGTTGTGAAGGCAACTGTacccatatttatatttttataaaatgcctATAAGACTGTGAATCTCTTGTGCTACTTGCCGAGTGAGCTGAAGGGCCGCTTTACCCCTCTTCAGCCTCCCAGAGCTTCCAGGACCCGATTCGAATCCGAAAGCCCTGCCAGGCGGGAGGGGCCGCGCGAGGACCCAGGCCGGAGGCCGTCCCTCTGCGTCACTCTTcgtcccgaaaggcgcccttccTGGTCTCCGAGGTTCCAATTTTCTATGCAACCCCACACCCCTTGTTGTTTTGATCCTGAGAAATAAAAGGGAGGCTGAATTATTCAAATTTAAATGAGGCTTCCCCAGGGTAGAAGTGCTGCTGACCCTTCGTGCAAAAATGGGGAGCACTTGAGGACACAGGTGGGTGGAGGCCCTTTGTGCGTGGCTGGTCAGATTTGGGCAGTCATCTGTGGCTTTTTATAAAACCTTGTGTGAGAAGAATATATTGATAATGTCAGTGAAAAGCAGACGttgaaatggaggcacagattaCTCCAAAAGGAGTTTTTCTGCATATTTTCTTCTAGATGCAAATACCTTAATTATGTTAATTAATGGTGAGACTTTCTGGGCTTCCGTGGGAGCTGTGTGGGCCCGGCGCGATCGCTTCTAACTGGATGAAGTCTGCATCACATTCCTGACTGTACGG includes:
- the NRARP gene encoding notch-regulated ankyrin repeat-containing protein; translated protein: MSQAELSTCSAPQTQRIFQEAVRKGNTQELQSLLQNMTNCEFNVNSFGPEGQTALHQSVIDGNLELVKLLVKFGADIRLANRDGWSALHIAAFGGHQDIVLYLITKAKYAGGGR